One segment of Geomonas ferrireducens DNA contains the following:
- a CDS encoding acetyl-CoA hydrolase/transferase C-terminal domain-containing protein → MSEYGTLQDRVQCKQLLNKVMAPEQTIEFFKNGMNLGWSGFTPAGYPKVVPIALADHVEKNNLQGKLKFNLFIGASVGAETEDRWATLDMIDRRWPYQTGKNIAAGINAGRIRMGDKHLSLFAQDLGYGFYTKDSESGKLDLAIIEVSAIKEDGSLVPTSSCGVIPEILMICDKIILEVNTGQPSFEGIHDLLTPLTPPNRQIFGITHAGERIGSTSIPCDPSKVVAVVESKLRDQGRAFAEQDDTSEAIANHIIDFFTTEVKAGRLPKNLLPIQSGVGSIANAVIGGLAKGPFKNLTVYTEVLQDTMLDLFDSGKLDAASSCSLSLSASPGFPRFFENMDKYFDKITLRPLSISNAPEPIRRLGCIAMNTPVEIDIFAHANSTLVGGTRMINGLGGSGDFLRNGFLKMMHTPSSRPSKTDPTGISCVVPHCSHIDHTEHDLDCVITEQGLADLRGLAPKERARRIIEKCAHPDYKAQLTEYLNIAEKDCLARKVGHEPQLWDRAFKMHLNLEKNGTMKLKNWDVKIDLCED, encoded by the coding sequence GTACAATGCAAACAACTTTTGAACAAGGTCATGGCTCCCGAGCAGACCATTGAGTTCTTCAAGAACGGGATGAACCTTGGCTGGTCCGGCTTCACCCCGGCAGGCTACCCGAAAGTGGTGCCCATCGCCCTGGCTGACCACGTAGAGAAGAACAACCTGCAGGGCAAGCTGAAGTTCAACCTCTTCATCGGCGCTTCCGTCGGTGCGGAAACCGAAGACCGTTGGGCGACTCTGGACATGATCGACCGCCGCTGGCCGTACCAGACCGGCAAAAACATCGCAGCGGGCATCAACGCCGGCCGCATCCGCATGGGCGACAAGCACCTCTCCCTGTTCGCACAGGACCTGGGCTACGGCTTCTACACCAAGGACTCCGAGAGCGGCAAGCTTGACCTCGCCATCATCGAGGTTTCCGCCATCAAGGAAGACGGCTCCCTGGTTCCGACCTCTTCCTGCGGCGTCATCCCCGAGATCCTGATGATCTGCGACAAGATCATCCTGGAGGTGAACACCGGACAGCCATCCTTCGAAGGCATCCATGACCTCCTGACCCCGCTCACCCCGCCGAACCGCCAGATCTTCGGCATCACCCATGCCGGCGAGAGGATCGGTTCCACCTCGATCCCCTGCGATCCGAGCAAGGTCGTGGCCGTGGTCGAGTCCAAGCTGCGTGACCAGGGACGTGCCTTCGCCGAGCAGGACGACACCTCCGAGGCGATCGCGAACCACATCATCGACTTCTTCACCACCGAGGTGAAGGCGGGCCGTCTGCCGAAGAACCTGCTCCCGATCCAGTCGGGCGTCGGCTCCATCGCCAACGCCGTCATCGGCGGCCTGGCCAAGGGCCCCTTCAAGAACCTGACCGTCTACACCGAGGTACTCCAGGACACCATGCTTGACCTGTTCGACTCCGGCAAGCTCGACGCGGCCTCCTCCTGCTCGCTGTCTCTCTCGGCCAGCCCGGGCTTCCCGCGCTTCTTCGAGAACATGGACAAGTACTTCGACAAGATCACCCTGCGTCCGCTCTCGATCTCCAACGCACCTGAGCCGATCCGCCGTCTGGGTTGCATAGCCATGAACACCCCGGTCGAGATCGACATCTTCGCACACGCCAACTCCACCCTGGTCGGCGGTACCCGTATGATCAACGGCCTGGGCGGCTCCGGCGACTTCTTGAGGAACGGCTTCCTGAAGATGATGCACACCCCGTCTTCCCGTCCGAGCAAGACCGACCCGACCGGTATCTCATGCGTCGTGCCGCACTGCTCGCACATCGACCACACCGAGCACGACCTCGACTGCGTCATCACCGAGCAGGGTCTCGCCGACCTGCGCGGCCTCGCTCCGAAAGAGCGTGCCCGTCGCATCATCGAGAAGTGTGCCCACCCGGATTACAAGGCACAGCTCACCGAGTACCTCAACATCGCCGAGAAGGATTGCCTCGCGAGGAAGGTCGGCCACGAGCCGCAGCTTTGGGATCGCGCCTTCAAGATGCACCTCAACCTCGAGAAGAACGGCACCATGAAGCTGAAGAACTGGGACGTGAAGATCGACCTCTGCGAGGACTAA